A section of the Meles meles chromosome 8, mMelMel3.1 paternal haplotype, whole genome shotgun sequence genome encodes:
- the LOC123949325 gene encoding olfactory receptor 8G1 codes for MAAGNHSTVTEFILAGLTEKPELQLPLFFLFLGIYVVTVVGNLGMITLIGLSAHLHTPMYYFLSSLSFIDLCHSTVITPKMLVNFVTEMNVISYPECMTQLYFFLVFAIAECYMLAAMAYDRYVAICSPLLYNIIMSHQACFSLIWGVYVIALVCASVHTGCMFRVHFCKFDVINHYFCDLLSLLKLSCSNIHVNELLILVFSAINILAPSLTILSSYVFILSSILHIRSTEGRSKAFSTCSSHISAVAVFYGSAAFMYLQPSSVSSMDQGKVSSVFYTIIVPMLNPLIYSLRNKDVNIALKKLLEKRIFL; via the coding sequence ATGGCAGCAGGAAATCACTCTACAGTGACCGAATTCATCCTGGCTGGGCTAACAGAGAAACCAGAACTCCAGCtgccccttttcttcctcttcctaggAATCTATGTGGTCACGGTGGTGGGGAACCTGGGCATGATCACGCTGATAGGGCTCAGCGCTCACttgcacacccccatgtactaCTTCCTCAGTAGCTTGTCCTTCATTGATCTCTGCCATTCCACTGTCATTACCCCCAAAATGCTGGTGAACTTTGTGACAGAGATGAATGTCATCTCCTACCCTGAATGCATGACTCAGctctatttcttccttgtttttgcTATTGCAGAGTGTTACATGTTAGCAGCAATGGCATATGACCGCTATGTTGCCATCTGTAGCCCCTTACTTTATAATATCATCATGTCCCATCAGGCTTGTTTCTCCCTGATTTGGGGAGTATATGTTATAGCCCTGGTTTGTGCATCTGTTCATACAGGCTGCATGTTTAGGGTTCATTTCTGCAAATTTGATGTGATCAACCATTATTTCTGTgatcttctttcccttttaaaactCTCCTGTTCTAATATCCATGTCAATGAATTACTGATTCTAGTCTTCAGTGCAATTAATATCCTTGCCCCCAGCCTGACAATCCTTAGCTCCTATGTCTTCATCCTCTCCAGCATCCTCCACATCCGCTCCACTGAGGGCAGGTCCAAAGCCTTCAGCACCTGCAGCTCCCACATCTCAGCTGTGGCTGTCTTCTATGGATCTGCTGCCTTCATGTACCTGCAGCCATCATCTGTGAGCTCCATGGACCAAGGGAAAGTGTCCTCTGTGTTTTATACCATCATTGTGCCCATGCTGAACCCCCTGATCTATAGCTTACGGAATAAGGATGTCAATATTGCCCTGAAGAAATTGTTAGAGAAAAGAATATTCTTGTGA